GTGAGTATGTGCTGTGTGCCATTTGATTCAGACTGTAGAGAAGGTAACCTCGCCATCttgtgtatactgtatctgcAAGACAGGAGGCAAAGCACCTGTTAGTGACGGTGTATTTCCCCCCTCACTGTTCCTGTTATTGATTTATGTTTACTCATGTacacattattacagtgcttgtTAATACGCATAATTACATAAGAGTAaggtattttgttgtttgtttggggggggacTGGCTGCTGTTGCAGGTGTCTTTTCGTCTTGACTTGGCGACAATTATGATGCATCTCTCTTCTGTGCTTCTGTTTCATACCAGTGCGACCGACTTGCGGCAGACACTGCTGTGGAGCTTAAGAAGAGGGGGGTGGTGTCTGTAAGCCTGTGGCCCGGCGCGGTTCAGACTGAACTCCTCTCAAAGCTGGTCGTTCAAAAAGACATAACTGCCACAGGAATTGATGTGAAGGTAATCCGGCCTGAGCATAGGACAGAGGCATATTCAtgctgtgttgttattgtttttaggTTTGGAAAGGGTTCAGGGGAGGTCTGAAAATGCATCATCTTGTGTCATTTTCCCTTTTGCAGTTCAAAGACGTGTTTGCAAATGGGGAGACTACAGAGTTGAGTGGGAGATGCATTGTTGAGCTGGCCAAAGGTAGGTTACAGTGAAAACTGAGTAAAATGCAGCAATCTGAGTAACAAATAGAATGGAAAGACCTACCTGCATTTCCAAATGTTTTCTTCCATCAACTAAAATCAACTAAAATTGATATCTTTATAAATTAGTACCAATTTTCTCAATGCTTCCCCTCGTTCACTAGATAAGCACTTGACTTCTCTCACTGGGAAAGTCCTGATGACATGTGACCTGGCGAGACGTTATGGATTTCAGGATGTTGATGGTACGATTAAAAATACTTTCTTCTCTTTTGAACCATATCTCTTTTGGAATTAGCAGCACCCAGTTCGTTTTTACTTGTGTTGAACTGAGCAtgttattttcattttatcaatattttaaaataattattgTAAAATGAATGCATCCTGACCTGTAAATTGGCTTTTTATAGGACGCAGTGTGGCAGACTACACATCCTTGAAGTTCATGATCTCACAGGTGCCTTACCTGTCCTGGCTCTCAGCCATTACTCCGTCATTCCTGCGTGTGCCTCGATTTATGCTCACGCTTTCTGGTGGACACTTCTAGAAGTCTTCATTAGAGTAAGAGTGTGCAgcgcacatcccacctcgctgatgCCAAGTGCCGGACAAAGGGGGTTCTGACagtagaaagagtagaagtctgcacactgtagctccgctttgaaggtttattcagcTCCTACAACGTtttgacccaacagggtcttcatcaggcatcatcACGTCGAAacattgtatgacctgaataaaccTTGAAAGCGGAGCTACGGTGTGTGGACTTCTACTCCTTCTATGGAAACTTCTTAGAGGACACGAGGGGCTGTGGAGCCATTCACTGCAGTAGTCATGATGAAGTAGTACCCTTCCTATTTTTTATGTACCCCGCCCTTTCTCCCTCCTACATAACACTATGCACATCAGATGAAGGCTCATGATTGGGAAGATGTCTGCCAGATTCTTATTCATTCATGACATGTCATCCAAAAGAATTAAGCTGTAAAGCAACTGGATTCCTTTTGGCAGCTTGAAGACCTGTCCTCTTTTGCCCTGTCTCCAATAGCTGGACCAGACCATAACTGaatagagggggaggggggaaaaaaaaccccagaaactCTCCAAGCTTCATAAAGAAGTCCAGTTGTTACCACCTCTTTTGGATGTAATTTGGGAAAtgaagtatgtttttttttgtgtggttaAAATAATGCATTATATTACAAATGTAAACTCTTAACTTCAAACTGTTATGTAACGTACTTCAAATAACTATGTATATTGGTGAAGCATACTCAACATTAATTGTAACATTTTTCATTAAACATTTAACTTTTTTCTATTAAAACAACTATTCATGATGAAGTGAACTATTTTCATCTGTACACCTATTATGTAAAAATAAAAGTGTTATTCTCTTACCAAAATTTTATCCTACCTCTTTATCAAGTTTTAGCCTATTTCATTTGTGGAAAACTGCATTTACTTGGTCGCTTCTCGACAATAGCCATTTGTGTtcttcagagttgtataaagtagaggtaggcttaggcctactagggtgacttcaggtaatttgagccactttttggtaaatcgcttgggaaaataacaaaataccatctatgcacttttaatgtgtatatataattaataactactatctttcatcattttgtgttggaattatattataaaacataattatttaggccccacaagtcttgaaaccctggatgtggcaacttttttggaaggagccgcttcagctaatttgagccaccttatctggtaatttgagccggttaaataaaaaagggaaaaagtcaataattcataattccttttcatactaaatcacaattctgtacagccacatgtctctggacagtgttcatcctattttttcactttttctgtctcctctcttttcatctgcatTCATTTCTTTTCACTTGTCATCTTCTTTAATTTTTCCtccaaaagtacacaaacatGACCTAGCTACCGCTAAACAGCAGCAAACAGCAGCAAACTCCCATTGATTATAAtggtggctcaaattagctgaacgtggtggctcaaattaccttaacccactgagctaacagttgaaacaccataaacatacttttttccaaaaagggtaataatatgccacactaacaaacattaatatagtgcataccatccacacagaaaacatactttgtttttatgtgcatatctactggtatatgtaaGTTATAATACTTATAATAATTTGGCTAACTTTAGCGTGCCATGCTAAATTCCATGCAACTTTCTGGTGCAGCCTTCATTGGAATAAGTATCCCGCCCACCATATCAATCAAAACTCAATAAAATCCCCTGTTACATGTAATGAACTGTTGTGGCAACAGATTCCCATACTTTGTAGTCATTGGGTCTCATTTCCAGAGGGGCTAGAACCCCAAAACCTTAAATGGCTCATTTTAGCTgatggctcaaattacctgaagtcaccctaCCTAATTACAATGATATTAATTAGAattttgaaaccatgtaatataggCCGGCCTACCGCCGAAATTACATAAGAGTGCTTAGTTCTTCTTCATACACTTTAAGTCACTGAACTTGTTTCAACTCAGTGTGGATCCCAGAAAAAACTAGGCCTACGGTAGGCCTATTGAATAAAATTGTCTGAAGCAGCCCCACCCATCCAGCAATTTGCCCTGCTGCAAGGACTGGCCAGAGCCGTAGATGGCTCTGGACTGGCATACCCCCAATTTCGTCACGAATGGAAGGAATACGGGGCCTAGCCTGCGAGTTTCCTGATTCGCCGCCTAGCCTCGATTTGGGGGGGCATAGTTTTTGGGATTGCCAGAACAAGTACATCCAGCTCGAACAGAGGCTCAAAGCAACAGTCCCGATCACTGCCTGGGCGGTAGGTATAATAATTCAACAGAATCTGGTTTAGTGATGGGGAAGTAAAAGAGATGTTCCAGGAACTAGGGCGGCAAAGTATCAGACTAActttgtaaaaaagaaaaatcttcGCTGTGGATTCGAAGCGGGTGGTTGAGGACACGACAGTCATTCGGGGAAAGGTTCGAGGAGGAGGGCAAGCGACAAGGGTCAGGCATCGGCAGCCGCATTGTTCTTGTCGTTCGGACTATCAACAACTCGTTTTACATTCGAtagtacacagacacataaagcTGAAATATTTACGGGTAAGTTCATTTTAAAGATCTGGCAATGAGAGGTGGTTGTGGTATTGCGGTCGTGTGGATTTTCTGACCATAGGCACTAGTTACTACGCCACAAAAGACCCAAGTTTGTGAGATCGATGAGGCATTGTCGACTGAAGAGGGGCCCCTCATTGTTCGAAACTCGACGCGTTCTGAATTTCGTGATTTCCAAACGaagttgtatgtttgtttgtcttcAGTGACAACATTTGTTAATACAAGCTCATCCGTTAACTGCGTCAAACTTCCTAATCTTAGCTTAGCAGTGTGCTATTAATTAGCTTGCTCCGGGGTAACTCATCTACGCTTATGGATGCAATCTCAGTTCGACAACACTAGTTCTAGAACTACACCTGGTTCAGCATCTCCTTACATACGTTCGGCCGTCATGATCCGATGCTGATCAGTGATGTCTATCAATGGTGTGTCAATGTAAACATGCATTGACTTCAACATCTAGTTCTAAGTAGTGTTAAGACCCAAATCAAGTGGAGAAAACATCCAAAATGTGTTGGATACAATGTAAAGACATGGTTCTTCccaatttagtttttttttgtaaagaaacTCTGATTGCACAagctttgtttattattattattattattattattatcactgttgttgttttcttcttgttgttgttgttgttgttattgtagcctatagcctattttgtgaaaTGTTGCATACTTTAAAGAAAGGGTTTGGCAAAATTATTTCTCAGATATGCCATTTTATCAGAGTTGAGACAGTCACAGGTTAGATAATCCTCATTCTGAACAGATCTGGCTTTCTGTGTGCATGCTGGTTAGCACAATCCGTTGAATATTTATGAGTGAATGGAGCAGGTGTATGAATTTATAATGCGATGAATGTATTGGTGAGTTCAGTTGATATTGTACACTCTGTGAGTCTGTATGTGTTTAGATATTCTCCTGGTTTGTGCAACAGGACAATTAAAACCTGGTGTTAACTTACTCTTAAGTCCAAATGTCATTTATGacaatttctttaaaaaaacaacctcacttgtttgtctgtttttaacaAGTAAAGTAGCCAGAAATACTCAGCTTAGTAGGAGCCAACAAAGCATTGATGAGTTACTTTTTTAAATGGGGGAACTCCTTAGTGTTTTCAGTGTTTATCGTGTTATTTCTCCCTGAAGCCACagacatgtgtttgtttgtttttttcagtaagtgaaaaaaaaccctttctcttcctttccgTTCAGATAGGACTTCTCCACACATCCCCCTCAAAGTGTATGGTGATCTGCCTGCGGGCGGTGGAGTGCTGGACTGAGAAAAGGAGACAAAACAGACCCTGGGAAAGGGTGAGTAAAGATGAGGCCAACCAAAGGAGGCCCCACACCCGACCGACCATACCCCACCCCTCCCTGTGTACCCCATACCCAATAAAGTCTGTCCCCCATAGTCTGGTGAAAGTGGGGGAGGGGTGagtaggcacagagagagagcgagcgagcgagagagagagttacaagCGGTTTCATGGTGGGATGGTCAGGAGCCGAGGGGGAGGGGGCACAGCTGTTAGCTCTGTAAAATTTCGAGTGAGAAGTTGGCTGTGAGACTTCCTCATCAAAGGATGTGGCAGTGTGACAATAGGGTTTTATACCCAGCCAAGCATCTGGCCGCTCTCACAGTAAGGTAGAGGGGGGCAATGTACGGCAAATAATCTGTTGTACTGACgtgtattttttctctcttttttctttcttactttctttctttctttctttctttctttctttctttctttctttctttctttctttccacaaatagagagagaaaaggacaaggCGGTGGCACTTTGCCTATGGCAACACACAGCGGCTCCCTGTCAAACAGCAGCACCAATGGCAAGCCTCGACTCCTGCTGGCTCCGCATTGCAACCCCAAAGTCCGCGTCCGGCTGTCCTCAGCGCACAGTGGGGGCGACAGCGACAGTGACAGCGATGGCGGCCATAGTGGGGCCACCTTTAACCATGTACCGATGGTTTGCCTCCCCCTGGTCTTTGAGGACCAGAAGGTGGTGTGGACCTACTCTGACCAAACCCAGGACCTCGACCGCATCCCAGAGCTGGTGCGTGCGTTCAACGCCTTCCCGTATCCCACGCTGAACGAACTCACCACGCTGGCCGTGAGCAGCTCTAAGCCGTTGGAGAAGGTCAAGGTGTGGTTCATGGTGCAGCGCATGAAGTACGGCATCAGCTGGACCCCGGAGGACATAGAACAAGTACGACTGAAGATCGGGGAGCAGAAGGGCACGAGCAAGTACATGCAAACGAACAATAACGTGGTGAAAACCACggctgaagaggaggaggtgatcaAAGTAAGACGGCCCCCCAACGGCACGCCAACGTTCCGCTCCTCCCTGCCACCCCCCGAGGACTCTTACTActacagagagccagcgaacgtGCCGGGCATTGCGTCCGCCGGCTCCTTTCCAACGTTAATAAAGTCAGAATCGCCCAGCACGCCAAAATGTAACCCCTCGTCCCTGGTCGGCCCCGAGACCCCACtggcactgcagcagcagcagcagaggacgGGGCGCTACAAGAAGTCCAAAGCCCAGCTGGCCCTGCTGCGGGAGAGCTTCCTGCGGGAGAACCGGCCCAGCGAGGCCGAGATGCAGCGGCTGCAGGGGGAGACGGGCCTGAGCCGAAACGACATACGCAAGTGGTTCAGCGACAGCCGGTACCAGCTACGGCACGGGCGCACGGGGTTGCTGGGGGGCCTCAGCAGCCCAAGCTTGAGCGCcaacggtggaggaggaggaggcggcggtcgTGTAGACTTGGAGGTCAAGACAGAGCCGCTCACACCCAAACAGATGCCCAAAAACACAGagctgctcacacacatgcagaaacctaacaacacacagtcacacacacacatacagacacccaaCAAGACAGGGCTGCCTCAAGCTGTCGAAGTGAAGTCAGAGGGGGAGGAACACAGATGTGTGCCAGCGCAGCACACAGCCAAGCAGGACACACGGGGCGATGAGGACGAAAAACCCCTTCAGCTCATCAGGCAGCCAAAGGCGCCAACGGTGTTGAATGAGGTGTTGAATGAGGTGTTGAAGACAGCGCTCAAGACGGAGGTGACGGGGAAACCCATGCAGCTGGCCAATGAAACAGAGCCTCTCGTGCCCAAGCAGACGGACAATAAGACGCCGCAGGAGCAACTCCAGCCCCTGCCGCTCGTGGCCCGCAAGCCCGTGTCCCGCGGTAAGCCGAACATGCAGGTCCTGAGGGAGAAAAGCTTCTTCAAGAACTTCCTGTCCGAGCGTTTGCAGGCTTTCGAGGTGACGTCGGAAATGTCCACAGGGTTACTGGAGGGCGAGCCAGCGCAGCCCAGAGCCAAGCAGGGTGCACAGGACGACGAGGAAGAGCAACCCCTTCAGCTGATCAGGCAGCCCTCGCAGCCAAATGCGCCGACGACGTTGCCGACTAACACCTCGTCTCGGTCACTCTCAGCCACCCCTCCCCCCGCTGCTGCTGCGCTGCCGAACAAAGGCGCCTCCGCCTCGATGAAGGCGCCGACTGTGGCCAAAAGGAAACGCCACAGCGACCCCGGCCCCGGCCAAGAGGCCCCCTCtacctctaccacctcctccctGACGGCGGCGGGCCGCCCTCGCAAGACAAAGGAGCAGCTGGACCTGCTGAAGTCGCACTTCCTGACCAGCCAATGGCCCACCAGCGAGGAATACACCAAACTCACCGAGCTCACCGGCCTGCCCCGGCCTGACGTCATCCAGTGGTTTGGTGACACGCGCTATGCGGTGAAGAACGGGCAGCTGCGCTGGGTGCGATCCCTCCGTGAACAGATAGTCGCCGACATCACGCAGCACCAGAGCGGTGGCAGTGGCGGCGGCACAGGTGGAAGCTCACGCAGCCGCAAACGGAAGCAATCAGGGTCTGACGCCGGCGGTAAAGTGCCGACGGTGTCGTCCGGAGATTCTACTGAAGTCACACCACTGGAGTCGTACTACGAGGTGACAGGAGCGCTGCGGGAGAAAGACCTTGACATTCTCTGTCGAAAGTCGAGGATGAGTTACCAGCAAGTGCGTGACTGGTTTGCATCCAAAGAGAAGGTGTCGCAACCCTCTGGAGAAAGCCAGTGAAAATAGCTGAGAAGTGGAGGCAttgaaggtgcattgtgtaatattttaagcagtttatttcctgaattcatgctgcccatttataaATGTTATCTTTTTAAGCAATCAGCCACGAGAGGTggtgggttatgctcgattgataacgagTAAGGGGAGTGGGGCATGACGGGAAGCGGAAAATtcctcttttcatacatgaaaagggggatcctcactattgtctgtcattttgaatttccagaaatagacattttcagcctcacaccttactgtactttggccagagtagtaaatattagttcattattgagtaaatgttcatgaaattatcaaatttggcagtagacagcacagtttcaatgggcagcatagttgcagtacctactctggccaccatcctacacagtgcaccgttaaTGTCCCTTCTGTTTTGGAAGTCCCCTTTGTTGCTCCCTCACCAGTGCTAGCCTGGTGCTTGAAAAAAGACATTTGAGGTTTTTGTTTTCCATTTACAATGCTGCTTAGAACAAGCTGCTGTGGTTCTCAAGGTCTTccgacttgatatcaagtcaacaTGCTGTTAGTGATGGAGTGAACCATGCACTGTATTCTCTTaccttttttaaactttatttttggTTGTAAGTATTACTCTACTTAGAGCTAGACCCAAATAATTGTTACAGTTTACTTTAAACATAATAGTGGCACAATGTAGAAAGTGAAATACATTGCTTGATCCCTCACAGGTACTATGTAGTTCTGTAGATGGTGGGATGGCTAGATTAGAGTCCCTTTTATATTCCCTTTAGACTCCTGACCTCAGGATAAATGAACAACATGAATTAAGTTCCATCACTCCCATGACATTTCGCACTTGACATGTGTGCTAGGTCTGTTGACTGTTCAAGATATGTCAAAATAATTATGTTGCATTTGTTTTGGTTCTCGTTTTCATCCATGCAAAGGTGCAAAGCACTCTGCCATGAAAAAGCTTGAACAAAATTAAGTtgcaaaatgaaagaaaaaataagGGTGCCTTACATAAGTTTGGACCATTGATTCCATGAATCTGGTGATATCATGATTGTGTACCTGTAACACATTTCTAAGTGTAAATTCAAAGAACCTTCAAAACAGTTTTACAACCTCGACATAATCGGCAAGACCATAACTTGTTACTCTGTGCTTTGAAATTTCAGAGATATCTTCTGTTATTTTAACtgctgtttttttggggggtttttgagAAAAAAGATGTAGGGTTACCACCATTCCATTGAACAttgtctgattttttttatttattgtgttGAGACCGAAGAATAATCTTTTATAATTTATAATTCAGTCATTTCCATATGTCAATGTTTTCAGTCTTGAGACCGTTTTTGAGATATTGAGACATAGTTTTCTTAGACTGTGTAATGGTGTGTTTGAGAGTTGGAGTGAGGCAGGttatgtgaatgcatgtgtaaATATAAGTCCTTTTGTAACTGGAAATCTTGTAACTGCCCTGATGAGTGTCTGCTAAAACTAAGGCAATAAAGTTGCCCTTACAGAAAATGTGTCCATGTCTGCTGTATTAAGAGTCAGAATACGATTTGGGGGAAGGCAAAGGCAATCTGCTTTGCACACTAGCCTAGGTTGTGCCCTCACACTCTGCAAAA
This genomic interval from Engraulis encrasicolus isolate BLACKSEA-1 chromosome 16, IST_EnEncr_1.0, whole genome shotgun sequence contains the following:
- the homeza gene encoding homeobox and leucine zipper encoding a translates to MATHSGSLSNSSTNGKPRLLLAPHCNPKVRVRLSSAHSGGDSDSDSDGGHSGATFNHVPMVCLPLVFEDQKVVWTYSDQTQDLDRIPELVRAFNAFPYPTLNELTTLAVSSSKPLEKVKVWFMVQRMKYGISWTPEDIEQVRLKIGEQKGTSKYMQTNNNVVKTTAEEEEVIKVRRPPNGTPTFRSSLPPPEDSYYYREPANVPGIASAGSFPTLIKSESPSTPKCNPSSLVGPETPLALQQQQQRTGRYKKSKAQLALLRESFLRENRPSEAEMQRLQGETGLSRNDIRKWFSDSRYQLRHGRTGLLGGLSSPSLSANGGGGGGGGRVDLEVKTEPLTPKQMPKNTELLTHMQKPNNTQSHTHIQTPNKTGLPQAVEVKSEGEEHRCVPAQHTAKQDTRGDEDEKPLQLIRQPKAPTVLNEVLNEVLKTALKTEVTGKPMQLANETEPLVPKQTDNKTPQEQLQPLPLVARKPVSRGKPNMQVLREKSFFKNFLSERLQAFEVTSEMSTGLLEGEPAQPRAKQGAQDDEEEQPLQLIRQPSQPNAPTTLPTNTSSRSLSATPPPAAAALPNKGASASMKAPTVAKRKRHSDPGPGQEAPSTSTTSSLTAAGRPRKTKEQLDLLKSHFLTSQWPTSEEYTKLTELTGLPRPDVIQWFGDTRYAVKNGQLRWVRSLREQIVADITQHQSGGSGGGTGGSSRSRKRKQSGSDAGGKVPTVSSGDSTEVTPLESYYEVTGALREKDLDILCRKSRMSYQQVRDWFASKEKVSQPSGESQ